The Oncorhynchus nerka isolate Pitt River linkage group LG11, Oner_Uvic_2.0, whole genome shotgun sequence genome includes the window tcgttcgttgtctctgattgagaatcatatttaggtagccttttcccacctgtgtttcgtgggtaattgttttctgttttgtgtctgcaccagacagaagtGTTTCAGTTTCATTtcgttctctttgttgttttattatttagtgttctgagttataataaatatcatgaacacttaccacgctgcgcattggttctccgatccttcctactactcctcttcGTCAGAAGACGAATTCCCCTacacttttaaaatgataaacttggattagctaacacaacgtgccattggaacacaagagtgatggttgctgataacgggcctctgtaccctttgtagatattccataacaaatcagccgtttccagctacaatagtcatttacaacattaacaatgtctacactgtatttctgatcaattctatgttattttaatggacaaaaaaaattgcttttctttcaaaaacaaggacatttctaagtgactccaaacttttgaacggtagtgtaccttaatagaaagtgaaagtcacccagtaaaatactacttgaggaaAAAGCAtttagttttaaatatacttaagtatcaaaaggaaatgtaattgctaaaatattctTAAGTATCAACAGTAAACGTATAAATAATAAAtaccttatattaagcaaaacagACAGTACCATTTTCTTGTTCTTAAAATGTatgtatagccaggggcacactccaacactcagacattatttgcaaaagatgcatttgtgtttagtgagtccgcctgaccataggcagtagggatgaccactagttctcttgataagtgcgtgaatttcacagttttcctgtcctgctaagcattccaaatgtacttttggttgtcaggaaCAATGTAtgcagtaaaaagtacaatattttctataggaatgtagtgaagtaaaagtaaaaattgtcaaaaatgtaaatagtaaagtaaagtacagataccctaaaaaacgacttaagtagtactttaaagtatttttacttaagtactttacaccactgattgaACCAGCCATACTGTAAGGACAGACTTCTGGGCCCGTTTCCCAGATCCAGAGTGAGCCTATTCCTGGTAACAATTCTCTTTTCTTTTCAATTCTCTTTTCTATTACAGGTGACTCAGGCAAATGTAATGGACATGGTTCCTAATGCCGTGGATGACCAGTACACTCACTGTCGGGAGCAGATGTTGAAGAAGGTTGTGGAAGGGGGTCTGCTGGAAGAAGAACTGAAAGGCAGTTTAGAGTATAGGGATGTCTGGGGGGCAAAGCAGTGTACAAAGTTAATCCCGGGAGGCGTCAAGCAACACACGGATGCATTAATGGCTTATGGACATGGGGGAAATGTGTTCAGAAAGATGTTCAACCAAGCAGTGGAGACTCAGGGTGGGAATGTCACTGTCTATAATGGCAACTTCCGGTTCAAATCCCTCCACTTCCTTCTAATGGATGCCATGAGGCTTTTGAAGACAGAGAACTGCCAAACTGTGTTTCGTGGTTCAAGCAAAGATTATGAGGCACAAGTAGGGTCAGAAGTGCGATTTGGGAGGTTTACCACAACCAAGGCCAAACGTTCCGACGCGGAGGAATCTGCTTCAGACAATGGGATCCTTTTCAACATTATTTCCTGCACTGTAGTCAACATTGATGAGTACACTTGCTTCTCAGACAGCATTGATCAGCTGATATCCCCAGCAGAGGTGTTTAGGGTGGCTGAGGTAAAGAATGTAAGAAATAAAGATCACGAGTACAGAGAGATCGTTTTGACAAGTTCAAGGACACACAGCATTGACAGCATCCGCGACTGTTACCTCTTCCCCAGGTGAGGCCAGGTTATGTAAGCGAAAAGATATGTCAACATTAGACTACCAAACAGGTGTAGACGACACAAAAGTCAAGTGTTTTTAAAATGTCTACCTTATTCTTTGGAGAATGAacgtctgtctttgtctgtctcacCAGATCTCCTACAAGTACGAGTCTTCCATCAATCACCCCCAAAGGCTCCTCTACTCAATTGCTTGGCAGTAGCCTGTCTGTTCTTGTggttgtatctctctctatctccctgatCACCAGGACTGATCATCTCTGATAAACTAAAGTGTTGAGCGCTAATAGATGCGGTAAAGAAGTCAATGGAACGCAGACCGTGGGGGATAGAAGGACGCACATTCAACCAATCTGATTTAACAAAATAAATATTTGAAAATTGTCATGTTTTATGTATTGTAACATGCCCATAATGTGCTTACTAAAGTTTGATTTGGATATATCTGTCTGTTTTCACGGCATAACATTTAGAAGTAGTCCCTTTTCAGGTTTAGTAGAAGTGACTGCTGAAGGCTAACTCTCATTTGTATTGACTGGTAGCATAGCTAGTATAGAGAAGTCAATGGTGGTAGTCGTTTttttaactgtaatgcagttTCTTGGTGATGATGACATCAAAATGTATTCGGGTTGACATCCATACCAGCATTATTCTCCGAtttttacctcaacatagtgtgaaAAACACataaacaatagcctaaatgtaggcTAATTTTGCTGGTGGCCATTGAGATTCTGGATCTTTCCCCCCACAACATCTTTCCCCCATGCCATGCGTTTCCATGGCATTTCCATTGTTTTGGTTGAGATCCAATGACCTCTTCACTGCTTCTATTGAaaatgacaaacacacacacacaat containing:
- the LOC115137309 gene encoding T-cell ecto-ADP-ribosyltransferase 2-like, which codes for MQGQREKTFILILVAALSHRVTQANVMDMVPNAVDDQYTHCREQMLKKVVEGGLLEEELKGSLEYRDVWGAKQCTKLIPGGVKQHTDALMAYGHGGNVFRKMFNQAVETQGGNVTVYNGNFRFKSLHFLLMDAMRLLKTENCQTVFRGSSKDYEAQVGSEVRFGRFTTTKAKRSDAEESASDNGILFNIISCTVVNIDEYTCFSDSIDQLISPAEVFRVAEVKNVRNKDHEYREIVLTSSRTHSIDSIRDCYLFPRSPTSTSLPSITPKGSSTQLLGSSLSVLVVVSLSISLITRTDHL